From Micropterus dolomieu isolate WLL.071019.BEF.003 ecotype Adirondacks linkage group LG06, ASM2129224v1, whole genome shotgun sequence:
aattagtAGCCTAAACTTTACAATGATGATATTTAAGCAACAGATTTATGTTCACATCAAAAAAAGCATCACAGATATATGATTTACATGTTTCTCATCTACCGTTTTAGCATAAAAAACATGCAGTACTTAAAGTGTGTACAGGTACCCTACAGATCACAATTGAATAGTAAAAGGATTCAAAAGTTTaggtttttaattaaaaagtatCACTGACTACATCAAATAGGCTACATGACAAATATGCAATAGCCTACACCTGTCTTTAATGGATGTGAAGTGGTCAATGTCCAAGCCATGTCCCACTCCTGTTTTATAGTCTGTGGTTCCACTGGACTTGTCAGTTTTTTGACAGAACTCCTTGATTCTTCCATAGCTGCTACCGTCAGCATGACTAACTGGAAAGTAATACTGGGAAACAAGCAAACTCTCTGTTTCATTTAACAGTTAACTTTATATTCTCTATAGTGCGGCCAGCGTGTTACTAGTTTTTCCAGAAATCTGTCCATAGTTTCACAGTAGCCGCTGTACGTAAGTATGTTTGTATTAGATTAACTTTGCCTTTCTTTTGTAAGACGACAAATTGCCTCAACTGTGCTCAAGGTTCATTGTCATTTGTGACCAAACAAATTGCACGTTAAACAAAGTAGCTATTTGTTGACTTTGACATCAAGGCCTTGAGTTAATCAGTATGagttaaatagtttaaaaaatcccattaaatatcttttaaaaacagaggtttttaataaaacattaaaagtggGAAGCTGTAGCAACTTACAGAGTCCAGTCAAGtgcaaccaaccaaccaacacTTGTGTTGTTTGCAACACAAAGTTGTAAATCAAATTAGCTTTAACTAACTAATACTATTTTTGTACTAATAGTCTCTAATATACAGATCTAGCTTCCAAGCATGTGTGTATCTTAGGAATGTCAATGTGGGccagtgtgtgtattttaagTCCATAAGCCTGACTGTACCAATTTTGGTGATAACTcaatctctcttttttcttcttttttttgctctgATTCTTTGCTTTGGTAGCCTTTTGGTCCACTCTTATTTGCTGATGAAGAGGTCAGTTTGACAACCTAATCAACTAACTAAAATATTACATAGTAATTTGACATCTTTGCAGTTTGTATGGTTTTATACAGAGATTCATGTTTCCAGTGTCTAAGTCTTATATCATAATGGCCATGTATACAGTACAGAGTGGCATAATACAGCATAATAAGAGTGCCCAATTCCAAATGGTaggaatgaaataaaatgtgcagTAAATAGTTGTTCAAATGTTGCAGAAATTTGGTCATATTGTGTGTTGGAATGTTTGTACATTGGAGATGTTCTACTTTGATTTGGCAACATTAGTCTAGTCATTGGATTTTCAAGTGTACCGTAGCGACAACAACATTCTGTACTCATCTACAGCCTGTCGTTGTAAGCCAATAGCTAAAATTcttcacagacagaaaaacaggttCAACACATTCTCAGTACGTTATATTCCAACACTGCAGGAGTGtaagttagttagttaatagGTCAGTCATGGGTTGGTTTGCTCTGTACTTCCTTCTCCTGATGACTTTGCCGCTTCTCTACAATGGTGAGTAAAACTTAATTGCATTTAATTCTAAACAAGTGTTCAATTCAGATCACTAAGCCCCATGGCCTGCCATCTTGTCTTTAATGATAAAtctgatttgttttaaaaacatattgttaACTCATGAACGGCTTCAACTTACAATCTGACAGTACAAatctcaaactcaaacaaagaaaaaaaaatcaacagttGTATATGGGCAAGATATAACAAACATAGGCTATACACACGGTTTCAAATTATTTGACTATCAAGCAATGTTGGTTGTTATTGGATTTATTAAAAAGGTAATTGATTAGTTTTCCTCTGAccattaataaatacatttacatatatatttttatatatatatatatatgtctgtaTTTTTTGGGAACTCACTGAGTTGGTTATGAGCGTTAATAATAGCCAGTAAACTGTATTTCCTGTTCATTATTGGCCATTCACATCACAGGTCATTCATCAGTGCCACTTGGAAAATGGAGAAATTACTCTCTTATATTGGCACTCAAAATATCTAATTACTAATTCGGATCAAAAAAAGATTAAGATACATCACTGCCTTCTTTCTCTGCTCCCTCCAAAAAAGTTCACTGTGGTTTCTCTACtataattcacacacacatttttttccaaataATGATGAAATCACAcgtttatttgtctttattttttaggtCAAACAACGGTTCCAAATACCAGCCAAACAGGTAATATGAACAACAACATGGTGTTCACTTCAACCTTCCATACAATCGCCACCTCTTATCCCCAGGACTCTTGTCAATGGCCTTCTTGGTGGTTTTAGTGTACTGCAACCACGAAAAATAATTAGTAAAAATAAGTCAACCAGACCAGACACTTTTTGACTTTAGTTATTACCTTCAGTGTGTAGTATAGGAGGCAACAGCAGGGAGTGTAGAGCTCTTTTGTTACTCTGCTCCACTAGATTATGCACTTCAGTGGATGAGGTGGTTCGTGAATACTTATTTTTAGATCATACTGGCAGGCTCATCTTAGATTGGCTGGCTAAATGTTAATTGTGTAAATTTCTGTCCATGGATCTTAATTTACAGCTGCAACTTTGTTATTTGTCTTGAAGTATTGTTTCAACAAAACTGTGTGTGCTCCAGGCTGTGCAGGTCCTCCAgttctgtgttgtgctggtCAAAATAACAGCTGTTTCAGGGGAGGATGTTTTTGTGATGAGGTCTGTGTGTCAGTTCGGGATTGCTGTCCTGACTACAACTCCACGTGCACGCAGTGTAAGTGAAGCAGAACACAAGAAATCAAAGGTGCATCATTTCAAGCATTCTGTCTTAAGTCAGTTTAAAATCTTTTCTTCTtgactacagctttcactactGCACTACCAACTGGATCCAGTACAACTATAAACAGCACCACGTCTACACCAGTAGATGGCAGCAATACCACAGCATCCATTACTACAAGTAAGTCATTAAGATGTTCTATACTGAAGCTGTTTCAAAAACTCATACTTGCTGGACTATATTTTTATCTTGATGCTGAAAGTTTGTTCCACATCTTGTAACTAAATGTATTGATGTTCTCGGGGCTGGAGTCAACAAAAGTCCTCAGCAGATAGCATTCAGTCTAAGtcaatttaaaatcttttcttCTTGACTACAGATTTCACTACTGCACTACCAACTGGATCCAGTACAACTATAAACAGTACTACGTCTACACCAGTAGATGGCAGCAATACCACAGCATCCATTACTACAAGTAAGTCATTAAGATGTTCTATGCTGAAGCTGTTTCAAAAACTCATACTTGCTGGACTATATTTTTATCTCGATACTGAAAGTTTGTTCCACATCTTGTAACTAAATGTATTGATGTTACCAGGGCCTGAGTCAACAATAATCTGAAGTAGTTAGCATTCAGTCTTAAGtcaatttaaaatcttttcttCTTGACTACAGATTTCACTACTGCACTACCAACTGGATCCAGTACAACTATAAACAGTACTACATCTACACCAGTAGATGGCAGCAATACCACAGCATCAACAGTCTCCATTACTACAAGTAAGTTATTAAGATGTTCTATGCTGAAGCTGTTTCAAAAACTCATACTTGCTGGACTATATTTTTATCTCGATGCTGAAAGTTTGTTCCACATCTTGTAACTAAATGTATTGATGTTCTCGGGGCTGGAGTCAACAAAAGTCCTCAGCAGTTAGCATTCAGTCTAAGTCAGTTTAAAATCTTTTCTTCTTGACTACAGATTTCACTACTGCACTACCAACTGGATCCAGTACAACTATAAACAGTACTACATCTACACCAGTAGATGGCAGCAATACCACAGCATCAACAGTCTCCATTACTACAAGTAAGTTATTAAGATGTTCTATGCTGAAGCTGTTTCAAAAACTCATACTTGCTGGACTATATTTTTATCTCGATGCTGAAAGTTTGTTCCACATCTTGTAACTAAATGTATTGATGTTCTCGGGGCTGGAGTCAACAAAAGTCCTCAGCAGTTAGCATTCAGTCTAAGTCAGTTTAAAATCTTTTCTTCTTGACTACAGATTTCACTACTGCACTACCAACTGGATCCAGTACAACTATAAACAGTACTACATCTACACCAGTAGATGGCAGCAATACCACAGCATCAACAGTCTCCATTACTACAAGTAAGTTATTAAGATGTTCTATGCTGAAGCTGTTTCAAAAACTCATACTTGCTGGACTATATTTTTATCTCGATGCTGAAAGTTTGTTCCACATCTTGTAACTAANNNNNNNNNNNNNNNNNNNNATGCTGAAGCTGTTTCAAAAACTCATACTTGCTGGACTATATTTTTATCTCGATGCTGAAAGTTTGTTCCACATCTTGTAACTAAATGTATTGATGTTATCAGGGCCTGAGTCAACAATAATCTGAAGTAGTTATGTTGCTGCCAATCCATGCTCAATAACGCCTCAAGCTTTTGACAATTTCACTGTCCTCAGGGCCAACGCGGACAGAAACAGGGGTTGTTCACCTTCACTTATCTGCTTTAACCCCTAAGGAGGAAAGTGAAGATGTGATTTTAGAGGGTGTGTCTACTGTAAGTAGCCTACATGTAATTTGCAAATAAGCTTTATGAAATTACAGTCTTACAAAGAGACCGTCCATCACACCGTTTCCACGTGTAGcctgttcagtgtgtgtttctctctgttctctcagTTTGTATCCCATGTCCAAGCACTTCTCCAGCAGAGCTGTGGAGGATGCACCCTGAATATAACACGCATCAAACTCACCCGTCAATCATCGGGGTCTGTGGCCAAGAGGAGGCACTGATGGGGTGCAATGTCAACTGTTGATTGATGCGTCATGTAGCCTACATGAGGTGCAGTTGTCCTGAGAAGACACAGCGGCGGGAAGCAGAAGTGTTGCAGCAAACCTCCACCCTCAGGTGGTTGAGGGTTATTAGCCTAGCATATATGTaggcttttctttgtttgttttatttttttctgtcacgTTACACCCCGCCTCCCCCAGGCCCTGTCACCAATGAcatctttgttttaaatatttttccagATGTTTTCCTATAATATTTGGTGTCTTGTAGTCATTAGTCTATAGGTGTTTTGCTCTGTTGTGGCAGGAGGGTTTTGACCAGATTCACAGACAGCAGCATGAACAAAATATAGTTCCGAGCAGCCCAGTGATGACAAAGGACTACATTTCTAAACTATGCTGTTTTCTAtcatattgtttaaaaaaaaatattgagaaACTTGCATGAGGTTCATAAAACGGCATCTCACACAATTAAATTCACTTAATCCATTCCTcagtaaatatgaaatgaaatgtaaatatcaaTTATATCTCCATAATTTCGcctatgataataataaatgattttttaaaaatacaaaaaaaagctaCACTGCACAGGTCTCATATGAGAATTGTTTGTTAGTTCAAAGGAAATGGTGTTATAGATTAGTTTCCGCTTCAAACGTTATAGGTAACAAAATTACTGAGAAGTGTCCGGCTGCGGACTGTAGCTCAGGTGGCGTGGCGTGAGTGAGGGTCTCAGTGTAGGTCAAAGTTCATCAGACAAGAAGGTGGGATTTGAAGAAGAAGGTGATAACATAACACTAAGggtgcagcagaagcagcaggcaGGTAATCACAGCTCGGTACAGCAAAAGATGAACATATGGTGTTATTGGACAAATAACAccataagttgttttttttaataaaagttatTCATTTCAGCTGTTTAACGTTGTTAATCTAAATAATCatataatctttaaaaataatcaaattaaaaataatccttacccacattttttattgttctgtgttttgtttttttaatcttattATATTCTATTGTGGTATTTTAACATGTGTGGACATCCTCAATAAACAGTTATTGTCTTTGGTTTTCTATTTGTGCCTGCTTACTATGCCAACATGAAATAGGACTGTTAACTGTTGATACAGCTTGCCTTTCATATACAGctttcacatttcaaaatgtttatgtaGTATTAGTGGAAGttcttattaatattttttcatgtcAATAGCAATAGTGTTGCGTcattcaaagaacgtttcgttcatttggCCTAATCTTGTATATGACTCGGGAAGATCGAGTAGTTTGACGGAGTAATTCGTTAATTTTCAAGCAAGCGTGAATAGTCTTGAATTCTTACGTTCACTcctcacacggcagctgcatgggctccgtcagcacaggaaacagaattgattaatTTACAACTCTCAGCTGTtggtctctaggtttgagtcgttcatttgtcacataCCAGCTCCTTCTGTGGAGTAGGAATAAACTATATAACCATTCACCACTCACATGGTTCCTCAGAGTCTTTGGTTCATTCAGCAGcctgagttactgccagcgcCGAACCAAAAGTcataactgaatttcaggaattctattatgcagtatatagaCTAATGAGAAAACTACGTTAAAATATGAGTTATGgaatcacagactgatatactttcttattttacagttaatgatactAATTGTCTATTGTCCAtagactaaaaccagttcagttaacaATTTTAGTTCCATAAAAATCctattttattgtgttatgtatctgtatgtgttaggCAATTGTTcttgaccttttccttaaaaaaacaactacagcttTTGTAGGAGAGCACTGAttgcaaagaacaaaacatttactgggaacaagccaactcaagattacagacatcacAGAGCATAAATATTATTCTTTCATATTAGACTATATAGTTATTCAATTGAAATATACAATATGAGTCTGTAcagagttgtgtaattatttattaaccatactattttataaaaatggtttaaaaacatagatgccagtaaaactacaatactctcttgctactgtgtttttaacatgtcaacaaacagcatggctgGACCAAGACAgagtgttagagagagagagaggagtgcattgacacaagttacagtaccactgtcacaaacctaaattaagaatgcaatatttaagccgacacaaccaagctcagaacaaatgagcctacagggCCATAAGCAAACAACAGTGAGCTCAACACCACTGAAGTCAACAACAACACGCACAGAAAAGGTTTTAGGGATCTAAACCCTTTCTATAGCCGCTTTCCACAGTGATCCTGCAATCAAATTCTTGAataataaagcagcatgaaaGCGG
This genomic window contains:
- the LOC123972715 gene encoding uncharacterized protein PB18E9.04c-like isoform X1, which encodes MGWFALYFLLLMTLPLLYNGQTTVPNTSQTGCAGPPVLCCAGQNNSCFRGGCFCDEVCVSVRDCCPDYNSTCTQSFTTALPTGSSTTINSTTSTPVDGSNTTASITTNFTTALPTGSSTTINSTTSTPVDGSNTTASITTNFTTALPTGSSTTINSTTSTPVDGSNTTASTVSITTNFTTALPTGSSTTINSTTSTPVDGSNTTASTVSITTNFTTALPTGSSTTINSTTSTPVDGSNTTASTVSITTNFTTALPTGSSTTINSTTSTPVDGSNTTASITTNFTTALPTGSSTTINSTTSTPVDGSNTTASTVSITTNFTTALPTGSSTTINSTTSTPVDGSNTTASTVSITTNFTTALPTGSSTTINSTTSTPVDGSNTTASTVSITTRPTRTETGVVHLRLSALTNKEESEDVLEVCIPCPSTSPAELWRMHPEYNTHQTHPSIICVTGSMVQLVPRRQRKQKCCSKPPPSGG
- the LOC123972715 gene encoding uncharacterized protein PB18E9.04c-like isoform X5, with protein sequence MGWFALYFLLLMTLPLLYNGQTTVPNTSQTGCAGPPVLCCAGQNNSCFRGGCFCDEVCVSVRDCCPDYNSTCTQSFTTALPTGSSTTINSTTSTPVDGSNTTASITTNFTTALPTGSSTTINSTTSTPVDGSNTTASITTNFTTALPTGSSTTINSTTSTPVDGSNTTASTVSITTNFTTALPTGSSTTINSTTSTPVDGSNTTASTVSITTNFTTALPTGSSTTINSTTSTPVDGSNTTASITTNFTTALPTGSSTTINSTTSTPVDGSNTTASTVSITTNFTTALPTGSSTTINSTTSTPVDGSNTTASTVSITTNFTTALPTGSSTTINSTTSTPVDGSNTTASTVSITTRPTRTETGVVHLRLSALTNKEESEDVLEVCIPCPSTSPAELWRMHPEYNTHQTHPSIICVTGSMVQLVPRRQRKQKCCSKPPPSGG
- the LOC123972715 gene encoding putative GPI-anchored protein pfl2 isoform X3, with the translated sequence MGWFALYFLLLMTLPLLYNGQTTVPNTSQTGCAGPPVLCCAGQNNSCFRGGCFCDEVCVSVRDCCPDYNSTCTQSFTTALPTGSSTTINSTTSTPVDGSNTTASITTNFTTALPTGSSTTINSTTSTPVDGSNTTASITTNFTTALPTGSSTTINSTTSTPVDGSNTTASTVSITTNFTTALPTGSSTTINSTTSTPVDGSNTTASTVSITTNFTTALPTGSSTTINSTTSTPVDGSNTTASTVSITTNFTTALPTGSSTTINSTTSTPVDGSNTTASITTNFTTALPTGSSTTINSTTSTPVDGSNTTASTVSITTNFTTALPTGSSTTINSTTSTPVDGSNTTASTVSITTNFTTALPTGSSTTINSTTSTPVDGSNTTASTVSITTICIPCPSTSPAELWRMHPEYNTHQTHPSIICVTGSMVQLVPRRQRKQKCCSKPPPSGG
- the LOC123972715 gene encoding cell wall integrity and stress response component 4-like isoform X2; this translates as MGWFALYFLLLMTLPLLYNGQTTVPNTSQTGCAGPPVLCCAGQNNSCFRGGCFCDEVCVSVRDCCPDYNSTCTQSFTTALPTGSSTTINSTTSTPVDGSNTTASITTNFTTALPTGSSTTINSTTSTPVDGSNTTASITTNFTTALPTGSSTTINSTTSTPVDGSNTTASTVSITTNFTTALPTGSSTTINSTTSTPVDGSNTTASTVSITTNFTTALPTGSSTTINSTTSTPVDGSNTTASTVSITTNFTTALPTGSSTTINSTTSTPVDGSNTTASITTNFTTALPTGSSTTINSTTSTPVDGSNTTASTVSITTNFTTALPTGSSTTINSTTSTPVDGSNTTASTVSITTNFTTALPTGSSTTINSTTSTPVDGSNTTASTVSITTRPTRTETGVVHLRLSALTNKEESEDVLEGVSTFVSHVQALLQQSCGGCTLNITRIKLTRPSSV
- the LOC123972715 gene encoding flocculation protein FLO11-like isoform X6; protein product: MGWFALYFLLLMTLPLLYNGQTTVPNTSQTGCAGPPVLCCAGQNNSCFRGGCFCDEVCVSVRDCCPDYNSTCTQSFTTALPTGSSTTINSTTSTPVDGSNTTASITTNFTTALPTGSSTTINSTTSTPVDGSNTTASITTNFTTALPTGSSTTINSTTSTPVDGSNTTASTVSITTNFTTALPTGSSTTINSTTSTPVDGSNTTASTVSITTNFTTALPTGSSTTINSTTSTPVDGSNTTASTVSITTNFTTALPTGSSTTINSTTSTPVDGSNTTASITTNFTTALPTGSSTTINSTTSTPVDGSNTTASTVSITTRPTRTETGVVHLRLSALTNKEESEDVLEVCIPCPSTSPAELWRMHPEYNTHQTHPSIICVTGSMVQLVPRRQRKQKCCSKPPPSGG
- the LOC123972715 gene encoding uncharacterized threonine-rich GPI-anchored glycoprotein PJ4664.02-like isoform X7, producing the protein MGWFALYFLLLMTLPLLYNGQTTVPNTSQTGCAGPPVLCCAGQNNSCFRGGCFCDEVCVSVRDCCPDYNSTCTQSFTTALPTGSSTTINSTTSTPVDGSNTTASITTNFTTALPTGSSTTINSTTSTPVDGSNTTASITTNFTTALPTGSSTTINSTTSTPVDGSNTTASTVSITTNFTTALPTGSSTTINSTTSTPVDGSNTTASTVSITTNFTTALPTGSSTTINSTTSTPVDGSNTTASTVSITTNFTTALPTGSSTTINSTTSTPVDGSNTTASITTNFTTALPTGSSTTINSTTSTPVDGSNTTASTVSITTRPTRTETGVVHLRLSALTNKEESEDVLEGVSTFVSHVQALLQQSCGGCTLNITRIKLTRPSSV